A stretch of DNA from Hemiscyllium ocellatum isolate sHemOce1 unplaced genomic scaffold, sHemOce1.pat.X.cur. scaffold_848_pat_ctg1, whole genome shotgun sequence:
CGGGACACCATAAATATTTTTTACAACCTAATTAAATGGCTTAATTTGCAGATTTAAGTTACCAATATACGTTATTCATATCAAATACACAGTTTAGGTTTTAATTTGACCCACTAATTGTATTATTTACATTAATCTTTTATTTTTCAGGTATGAAATTATTGATTTTCAAGAATTCCCTTTAAGCTAttgattttaaattatttatttcaagTTATCGATCATTTTCATTATTACTGATGTTGAACTGTTCGTGGTAATGTATTACACATTGAGTTTTAGCTCCCGATGTATTGTTAtttatttgttttgattttgttttcgaACTGCTTAAAGTTATTGGCATTAAATTGCTCAACgattttaaattaaaaacattAAGCTATTGATTTGGAGTTAATTATTATAAAATGTTGGATTTTGATCCTGTATTTTAAACAATTTTACATTGTTATGATAATGTTAAACCATAGATTTAGAATCGATTGAGTTTGGCTATTTGATTCTCTGTTTTGATCATTTTAATTTCTTGATGATACATAGCCAATGCTGGTggtttcatgatttggagatgctggtgttggataaagttaaaaatcacacaacaccaggttatagtccaacaggtttacttggaaggtgtcaaccacctgatgaaagcgtggcgctccgaaagttagtgcttccaattaaacttgttggactataaccagtgATTTCAGGTATTAATTACAAGTTAAATTTGAAAAACAGGAACTAGAATCCTCTATTTTAATTGTGAACACAGATGAGTTTAAAATTATTGGATATAAGTTAGCTATTTAGAGGTAataatttcttttattttctttttcctttcctatttttctattttttgtcctttctttctccccCCCCAGCACCcactttgtgtgtgtgcaggtatggTCATCATTTCTTCAAAGCTTCTGTTGTTAAATTGTCTCTGGCGGTGATGTTCACTCATTGATTTGAAGTTAATtatttaaattattaatttaaattCTGTATTTtgatgaatgattatgatgtcaGATTGCCTATACTGGTAATTTTAAAGCTATTGATGTGAATGAAGTTAATTCTTTCAAGATGTTATGTTCAGTACAACATTTTGATTAAATTTTCTGATGTTAAATTGTCTACGCCACTGATTTTCAACTATTGATTTGAAGCTAATTATTTCAACATAGTAATGTTAATTCTGTATTTTAATTAAATTTTCTGATATTAAAATTATCTAATTTTAAGATAATATTTAAATAAACTTTCTGATGTTACATTGTAAACATCAGTAATTTTCAACTATTGATTTAAAGTTAATTATTTAGAGATAGTAATTTTAATACAATATTTTAATTAAACATTCTAATATTAAAATTGTCCACACCACTAATTTTCAACTACAGACTTGAAGTTAATCATTTTGAAATAGCAATTTTAATACCAAATTTTAAATTAACTTTCTGATGTTAAATTGTAAACATCAGTAATTTTCAACTATTGATTTAAAGTTAATTATTTAGAGATAGTAATTTTAATACaatattttaattaaactttCTAATATTAAAATTGTCTACACCAGTAATTTTCAATGACTGAATTGAAGTTAATCATTTTGAAATAGCAATTTTAATAccatattttaaataaaccttCTGATGTTAAATTGTAAACATCAGTAATTTTCAACTATTGATTTAAAGTTAATTATTTAGAGATAGTAATTTTAATACAATATTTTAATTACACATTCTAATATTAAAATTGTCCACACCACTAATTTTCAACTACAGACTTGAAGTTAATCATTTTGAAATAGCAATTTTAATACCAAATTTTAAATAAACTTTCTGATGTTAAATTGTAAACATCAGTAATTTCCAACTATTGATTTAAAGTTAATTATTGAGAGGTAGTAATTTTAATTCTGCATTTTAAAGTTTCTGACATTAAATTGTGCACGCTGGCGATTTTAAATGATCGATTATAATATTTTGGAGCAGTTGGTATCACAAATTGCTGAGTTTAAATTCCCAATTTGAAGATAATTTATTAATTTAGTGTCAATGGATTATTTCACCTTTTCCAACACCCAGCCCTAGTTTAAAAAGTTAATCCTTCATTATGTTCTTCTGTAAATTCGTCTTCAAATCAATAAATGCCTCACCCTTCAGATACACAACAGTCCCCTCAATAAGTTTAAATAGACATAAAATCACTAATTATTTCTATAATTTATGATTAATCTTCCATCTCTCCCATTCCCCATCAGTGTCCTCTGGTTGCCAAGGACCACGTTGCTAGGGTCTCAGCACACCGGAAGATCCACCGCATGGCCCTCTGGGATATGTAGTCCACACCTCCAGACCCGCCGGTAGACGCGCCGCCCGCTGGGAAATGTAGTCCCGTTGTCCACCCCTTTCATAGTTACGCAGCGGTGCCTGAACTACATATCCCGGCGGGCAGGCACCGCCGATGAGGGCAAGGGGTAGTCAAGAGGTGACTACAGTTGCGGTCCTCCGACGCTGACTTTGAGGGTCTTGTGGTTCCCAGCAGCAATTGCACCCTTCAAACCAGATTCCAAgataaaaatgtttattttatagTTTAAAACGTCAATCACACATATTTTCACAAATATACAGAGATatttgcacatttttaaaaaatatgcattATTACTAGAAAAATGTTTATGCCTTAACATATTGATTTTGGGTTTTATCaatatttatctaatttattCTCCTTCAGTTACTCATGACAATATAAATTtacatttaaaaatataattggAGTTATTGACACAAGGTGGATCTCACACAATGTGAAAGAAAAAGataagctgctggaaaagctgagcaggtctggcagcaactgtggaaatAAATCTGAGTAAACGCTGTGAactgagtgacctttcctcagaccccccagggtttttccagcaatttctgattttcttaATGATTTACAGCAGCCACAATTCTTTCAGTTCTCAGGGAATATGAGTTCCCATGTTTGGGGCAGTTAAccggggagccctggctgacagacacaaGCAagagtctggatcagtggtgctggaagagcacagcagttcaaggcagcgtccaaagtgcagcgaaaccgacgtttcaggcaaaagcccttcatcaggaagagtcagaggttctgttaactctgagagctggctctgagggagctggatatcagtgggcagcacggtggcatagtgattagaactgctgcctcatagtgcctgagacctgggttcaattcccgactcaggcgactgactgtgtggagtttgcacgttctcccagtgtctgcgtgggtttcctccgggtgctccggtttcctcccacagtccaaagatgtgcaggtcagggtgaactggccatgctaaattgcccgtagtgttaggtaaggggtaaatgtaggggtatgggtgggttgcacttcggcgggtcggtgtggacttgttgggccgaagggcctgtttccacactgtaagtaatctaatcaagggtgacttggtgacaggatacctgcctctgtggagctatttcaacAATAATCTATGGTTAAGGTTTATTTGCAAATATTTAATGAGAATGACATTGCTAAGTGGGGTAGCAGAGTTCAGGGGCTGAGTCACCATCTCATATTCCCAGTCTCATACCTGTTGACGCTGAGTGGGTAGAATTTCCTCCTGTCTCTCTCATGGAAAGAGCGAGGGCTCAGTCAGACCTGGCAGCAGACAATGCAGGCCCGAGGTCCACAGTCCGGTGCTCAAGGacagccgcactgtcggagggtcagagctgagggagtgggcactgtcggagggtcagagctgagagagtgggcactgtcggagggtcagtgctgagggagtgggcactgtcggagggtcagtgatgagagggtgggcactgtcggagggtcggtgatgagagggtgggcactgtcggagggtcagtgctgagggagtgggcagtgtcggagggtcagtgctgagggagtgggtgctgtcagagggtcagtgctgagggagtgctgcactgtcggagggtcagagctgagggagcaggcactgtcggagggtcagagctgagggagcgggcactgtcggagggtcagtgctgagggagtgagtgctgtcggagggtcagtgctgagggagtgagtgctgtcggagggtcagtgctgagggaatgggcactgtcggagggtcagtgctgagggagtgagtgctgtcggagggtcagtgctgagggagcgggcgctgtcggagggtcagtgctgagggagcgggcactgtcggagggtcagtgctgaggaagtggtggatgtctcTGACATGTCGTGCCCTTGATTTCCCCGCAGCTCGAGTGTGGAATCTTGTTTCTCCCATTGGATGCCAACACGGATTAGCATCCCCAGGATCTCAGCTGTCCCGGGAGATTGTCCCTTCCGGCTGTCTGTTCCTTTTAGCTGTTTGTTTGTGTGAAACAATCTCACCGTCTCTCCCAAACCCCACAACACACATCACACtctccagcctgtcccacaggaacagcatgaggccattcagcccctctcccccagcctgtcccacaggaacagcatgaggccattcagccccactccctccagcctgtcccacaggaacagcatgaggccattcagcctccgctcctccagcctgtcccacaggaacagcatgaggccattcagcccccgctcctccagcctgtcccacaggaacagcaggaggccattcagcccccctcCTCCAGCCTGCCCCACCCTGTCAAATGGTCCTCTGTAAGATCGCCTGGGCATCACttgctcccctctccctcccgctGGACTTGATGGCTGGGACACCTGAGGGGAAAGGGGGTTATTGGGAACGTGGTCATGGTGGGCAACAGGAACCCTCAGGGTTTGGCAGAACATGGCACCGTCTGAGAATCGGCCATTAGCCTCCATTAGGCAGCGGGTAGAGCCCCCAATGGCTCCTTTAGCAGACCCCATCCGTCATTCTCCAAGCCCTGGGGACGGGTTGGAGAGTGAGTGGACCAGCCCAGAGTCTTCGAGGGTTTGGGGGGAAGCTGCAATATACCCAAGGGGTTGGGGCCAGATTGAGAACTATAGGAGTCagggtgggaatgtgtgtgtgtgtgtgtgagggagagtgtgtgtgtgtgtgtgtgtgtggggggggggggggggagagtgtgtgtgtgagggagagtgtgtgggggagagtgtgtttgggggagtgtgtgtgtgtgagggagagtgtatgtgtgtgtgtgtgggggagagtgtgtatgtgtgagggagtgtgtgtgtgtgtgtgtgggggggggagagtgtgtttgggggagtgtgtgtgtgtgagggagagtgtgtgtgtgtgagggagtgtgtgtgtgtgagagggagagtgtgtgtgtgtgtgtgtctgtgtgtgggggggagagtgtgtatgtgtgagggagagtgtgtgtgtgtgtgtgtgtgtgagagggagagtgtgtgtgtgtgtgtgagggggggggagagtgtgtatgtgtgagggagtgtgtgtgtgtgtgtgtgagagggagagtgtgtgtgtgtggggggggagagtgtgtgtgtgtgtgggtgtgtgtgtgtgtgtgtgtgtgcgtgtgagggtgtgtgtgagggtgtgtgtgagggagtgtgtgtgagggagtgtgtgtgtgtgtgtgtgtgagggtgtgtgtgagggagtgtgtgtgagtgtgcgtgtgagggagtgtgtgtgtgtgtgtgtgtgtgggggggagtgtgtgtgtgtatgtgtgagggagtgtgtgtgtgtgtgtgtgtgtgtgagggtgtgtgtgagtgtgtgtgtgagggtgtgtgtgaaggagtgtgtgtgtgtgtgtgtgagggtgtgtgtgagggagtgtgtgtgagtgtgcgtgtgagggagtgtgtgtgtgtgtgtgtggggggggtgtgtgtgtgtgtgtgtgagggagtgtgtgtgtgtgtgtgtgtgtgtgtgtgagggtgtgtgtgagggagagtgtgtgtgtgtgtgtgagggtgtgtgtgtgtgtgtgtgtgtgagggtgtgtgtgagtgtgtgtgtgagggagtgtgtctgtgagggagccCTGATATCTAGTTGGAGCCTCATGACAGTCAAACAGCAGATGTctgggtcagggtgggggtgggaggaggagtgtggggggtgtgacaCTGGCATCTCAAGGGGGCACGATGCTGGGCAGGACATTTCCAAAGAGAGAACAcatagacagaaacacacagcctttattggtcacagagagcgagagagacagagcccGGCGACAGATTATTCCAGATAATTCCCAGCCCCCGACACCGACTCTCCCCTGtgctccctctcccacccccccagGCTGACGCGGAGTAGGGGGTGGGTATAAGGGGCTGGTGGACACCCCGCagatgtctgtgtgtctgtccgtCCCCGGCTGCCTGTCTCTCCCGCTGGTCTGGGAGCCTGCAGGACATTCGGCCCCTCCTAGGGACTCACTCActccttctgtctgtctctcctcttCACCAGTTGGTAACAGAGCCCAGCAACGGCCCCCACGGCGATGACACCCAGCGCAGCCTTGGCAGCAACCATCACATCGTCCACCTGGGGAGGACAGGGGGAGGGTACGgacagaggagggagagaggaagagagagagagggggggagagagagggggagagagagagagagagagagagaggggggagagagagagggagagagagagagtgagagagagagggagagagagagagaatgagagagagagagtgagagagggagagggagagggagacggagacagagaaagacggagagagagggagagagaccatGAGAAATCATCAACACATCATAACAGTaatatacagagtaaagctccctctacactgtcccccattgcCCCCACTCGATGAGTGAGGAGGGGTTttgggtgggagtggggtgatggtgacagcatggaaacaggctgttcggcccgACTGGACCGGGCCTACAGCTGCCTCCCCGTATCCCCACCGACTCACTCTCGTCTCCGGGAACACCctcacatcccctccccccctcgtCCGACGTGGGCCTTTTGAGAATCCGGGCCATCATTGTCGGGCGCTACGCGAATGCAGGCGGACTGACCTGACAGGAGCGGGCCACACCGTAGCGGAGGTCGGTGACAAAATGCTCGCAGTTGGCGGAGGTCACGCTGTAGTCGACCTCCTCCCCGACCCTGCTCTCCGCCTCCTTGAGGATCTCCGGGATGGGCCGCACCTCCATCTTGCCGTCGAAGATGTTGTTGACCTGGTAACGGTCACAGCCCACCACCAGGCCGAGGGGATCCTTACGGATGCAGGCCTTCTCTGTGAATACCGACATCAGGCTGGCCACTCCTGCTTCGCACACCTCGCCTGGGGACAGACGGAGAGAAACACAGGAgctaggaggccattcagcccttccatccTGCCCCACCATCCATCACCagcatggctgaccatccaattcCAAAGCCTcaccctgctttctccccacgacctttgatcccattcgcccCAACTGATATATCTCACTGTCtcttagaatccatacagtgtggtcCAAtacatccacaccgacccgtcaaaGAATGTGCGTCCCAGAACCACTCCCTTATCCTATTACTcaacgtttacccctgactaatccaccctaacctgcacatcccagggcactatgggacaattccccacggccaatctaccctaacctgcacatccctgggcactatgggacaattccccacggccaatccaccctaacctgcacatccctgggcactatgggacaatttcccatggccaatccaccctaacctgcacatccctgggcactatgggacaatttcccatggccaatctaccctaacctgcacatccctgggcactatgggacaattccccacggccaatctaccctaacctgcacatccctgggcactatgggacaatttcccatggccaacccaccctaacctgcacatccctgggcactatgggacaatttcccacggccaattcaccctaacctgcacatctttggactgtgggaggaaaccaacacagacacacggagaatgtgcaaacgccacacagacagtcgcccgagggtgggtttgaaccctggtccctggcgctgggagagcagtgctaaccactgagccaccctcatGAACACATTCAATGATTTGTCCT
This window harbors:
- the LOC132814498 gene encoding phospholipase A and acyltransferase 3-like, giving the protein MASASCSYKELKPGDLIEIFRTGYRHWAIYVGNGYVIHLAPPSEVCEAGVASLMSVFTEKACIRKDPLGLVVGCDRYQVNNIFDGKMEVRPIPEILKEAESRVGEEVDYSVTSANCEHFVTDLRYGVARSCQVDDVMVAAKAALGVIAVGAVAGLCYQLVKRRDRQKE